One Micromonas commoda chromosome 5, complete sequence genomic window, GGAGGGTGGGAGAGGGTTCGTCGCCTCGTTTTTGTTGTTGTAATTTGTGACTGTGAAAGCTGGTCGAGTTGAATCGACGATTGTTCTCAGCGCGTGTGAAATTGAACCGGCGGTGCACAGCCTGTGGATTTATTCGTTCGCGTATTTACCTATTTCACGCGGCGTTCACGTGGATTTCAGTCAGCCTCCGATCGATCCTCGGCCCCCCGCCACGAAACGACGGCCGTGCAGTGCGTTGGAAACCGGTGCTATTTCAACCCCGGCATCGCGCTCCGTCGTCCCTCTTATTACACGCCGGCAACCGTCGACGGTACGTCCCCAGCGCCCGTGCAACGTCCCATATTTCGCCCGGCGAGGCCGCGACACACGTgcggatcgcgcgccgcgaccgaatcgcgtcgcatcgcgtcggaacgtcgccccgcgcggccccGAGCGACCTCATCCGATGAGGCGAgctgcccgtcgccgctgggTCCGCTCGGGCCGgttccggcgcgacgcgacgggatgcgattcgcgcgcgcgaccctcgcggcggacgcggacgacctctgagcgcgttcgcgtctcgagaccgtcggcgtccaccgcctcgcgaCCTCGCCCGCCCGCATCCGCCGGACTCCTCGATCGCCCTTCCCATCGGTTAGGGTTCGAGGAACCGCGGTGTTTTTTTCCAGGGTTTGCGGGAGCCGAGGGACCGGCCCGGAGgcccggaggcggcgattgGGGCGCACCGCGCGTGATCGACGGCGTGCCATGCgcaccatcgccgcgttcgcgcgctcaaatccccgcgccgacggtcgctgcgcgtcgccgctcccgctcccgcgaCCCGCTAGGGCCTGAAAATCCGGGAACCCACCGAACCCACGCTGAGCAAACACTCCTCCCCATTTTCCTTTTCCCGCAGGTAACGCTAGTTAGACACCATGGCTGAACGTGGAGGtgaaggacgcggcggcttcggccgCGGtttcggacgcggcgaccgcggtggacgcggccgcggcgaccgcggtggacgcggccgcggcagGCGCGACGCCAAGCCCGAGGATCGCTGGACCCCGTGCACCAAGCTCGGCCGCCTCGTGCAGCAGGGTAAGATTCGCTCCCTCGAGCAGATCTACCTCTTCTCCATCCCCATCAAGGAGCACCAGATCGTGGAGCacttcctcggcgagctctcCGACGAGGTGATGAAGATCATGCCCGTGCAGAAGCAGACCTCCGCGGGTCAGCGCATGCGCTTCAAGGctttcgtcgtcgtgggcgaCAAGAACGGCCAcatcggcctcggcgtcaaGGCGTGCAAGGAGGTTGCGCACTCCATCCAGGGCTCCATGatcctcgccaagctcaacatcgtccccgtccgaCGCGGATACTGGGGCGGTAAGATTGGCGCCCCGCACACCATCCCCACCAAGCTCACCGGCAAGTGCGGCTCGGTGTCTGTCCGCCtcatccccgcgccccgcggcgccggtctcgtcgccgcgaacggctcCAAGAAGGTGCTCCAGCTCGCGGGCCTCCACGACGTGTACACCTCCTCCACCGGATCCACGAAAACCCTCGGCAACTTCGTCAAGGCGACGTACTACGCCCTCAAGAAATCCTACGGCTTCCTGTCCCCAGACCTGTGGAGGGAGACTTCGTTCACCAAGGCGCCCGCGCAGGAGTTCACCGACTTCCTCGCCATGAAGAAGACTGTCGATCACTCCAAGAACTACGACAGGGAGTACTGAGCGTCGGTTGCGGAAGAGTGGGTTTCGCTTTAGCTTGTTaatcgcgcgcgacgcggctctTATGTAATAGACCTATCAGCCGTGCCGCCGAACGAACCGAGTTAGTTGTCACCCCCGCGTCTAACGCCTGTGAACCTTCGATCCGAGATTCCAGGTTCGATCCCTGGCAGGTAAACTTTTTTGTCCTCCCCACATGTGAAAAAAAAAAACAGCTGTGAAAAACTCGGTTGTCAAGTTTCAAATCAAACTCGGCGgtcgcgaagccgccgcgcgttcggccgccgcggatggcggacctggacgcgcgggttcgcgcgatcctggacgaggaggaggacgacgatctCGTGGACTACGGGGACTCGCCGCTTCCGTCGCCCGCTAAGCCCGCTCCCGCtaagcccgcgcccgcgcccgtcgttcCTCCCGCGAGATCCGATGCGCCAAcatcggcggacgcggcgcgcgcggcgatggagcgggctcgagccgacgccgacgccgaggcgctccgcatcgccgccgagaacctccccgacgacgacgacgacgacgaggacctctgggacggcgacgaggcggcggacgcggcggacgaggcggttGACGATGCcttggacgcggacggggatctcgacgaccgcgtcccGTCGGCCGCCCCGACGaccgtcccgccgcctcAACTCGGCGAGAAACGATCCCGCGAcccgatggacgacgacgtcgacatgATGGACGTcgaaccgacgacgacgacgacgacgacggcgtacgacgagaacgccgcACCGTCCGGCACCAacgcgaccgccccgccgcgcgacgacgacgacgacgaggagatgcGCGATCAGCACACGTTCGTGCCCCTGGAGGAATCCGAGgtggtcctcgccgagcgcataTGCCGCCGGCTCCGCGAGCACAAGAAGCACCTCGTCCGCCTGCTCATCGCGCagttcggcgccgccctgtGCGAGGGTGCGTTGGAGGAGACGATCCGCGTGGAGAAGAACGGTGGATCGTTCgtcaccctcgacggcgccggcggcgttcggcggcggctgccgggTGGCGTGTTCATCGCCACGGTCAAGTCTCGAGCCCCACCGGTGGAGTTCAAGGCGGTGATgaaacgcgccgcggagatcgaTAAGCGTCTGAAGAAGCAGCtggaggcgcgggggccgcCGGGGGGAAGGGGACCACCCGCGAGGAAGCGACCCAGGGTGAGCGTGCTCGAGAGGGTGGGCGAGAAGCAGCTCGGAGACGGGGGAAGGGGACGAGGGGGACgagggagggggagggggcgcgggggcgagcgggGTGGACGAGGGGGTaggggagggcgcgggggtggcggcgggggcggcggacgctcgggacggagcgccgccgaggtgacCACGTACGCGGTTGACATCTAAGTGTTTTAGGACGATAGCTAATTATTGTAGCCGACTCTCCCTTCGttcacagctgtgtcgcgtGGAGACGTCCGGGCGGGACACCGAGGTCGCGATGAagccgcccggcggcggcggacatcgcgaccaccaccaccgcggcggcgaccaggAGATGGTGcgcctcaccgccgccgtggacgggGTGGAGAGCGCGAGACGCGTCGGctcctcggacgcgtcggacggcgatgacgaggagacggcgtcgggggacaaggcggcgccgtggtggattcgccgcgggccgtgcgccgacgccgtcgcgctgacGCAGACGATGACGTACACCCTCGgcttcggcgtcctcggcctcctcgtcggcctcATCGGCCCCTCGCTCCCGACGCTGCGAACgaacgcgggggtggcgtatgaacgcctcggcgtcgtgttcctcgcgcgatggatcgggggcgtcgccggctccgcCATCGGGGGCTTCgccctggacgccgcgccgcgctcgcacgcgcccatgtgcgtcggcatcgtcgtcgccgtcctcggcgccgttcgcatccccgccgcgcgcaccttaaacgcgctcctcctcgcgttcctcgtcaCCGatctcggcctcggcgtcctcatCGTGTACGGAAACACCCTCGGGACGTGGGCCAACGCGCGCAACCCGGGGCCCGCGGTGAACGTCATCAACGGCGGgttcggcctcggcgcgctcgtggcgccgCTCATCGTgtacgccgcgctggacgtgagcccgggcgtcggcgtgacCGGCGCGTATTGGACcgtggccgtcgcggcgatttCGGTCGCGATGTACTCGAGCCgtgtcgtcgcgccggcgaggccggaggagggcaaggaagatgaggaggaggatgggggCAAGGAGGAGGGGGGCAAGGAGCaagggggtgccgagggtgccgccgagggtgccgccgagggtgccgccgagggtgccgaggtgGCCGCtaaccgccgcgcgagttcATCGACCGATTCTCCTATCggtcccggcgcggcgacggcggcgacggcggttttcatcgcgctcgtcgtcggcgtcgagaccAGCTTCGGCGCCTTCCTCGTGTCGTACTGCATCGGCGTGGGCGGTGAGGTcggggagaaggaggcggacctcgcgacgacggcgttcTGGACGACGTTCACGCTTgggaggttcgcggcggcggggttggTCGCTCGGAcccgaccggcggcgacgctgtcGGGGCACTGCGCGTGCGtgtgcgtcgcgctcgcggtggtgctCGGCGGCCGGGGTTCTCGGGTGAGCGTGTGGTTCGGGAGCGTCCTgttcggcgcggggatgagcagcgtgttcgccgcggcggtggcgcacctGCACGAGCTGCTCGGCCCGGGCGGgatgagcggcggcgcggggggttggatatcggcgggcgcgagcagCGGGACGCTGGTGATGCTGGCGACGTCGCAGGCGCTGGGGacgccggacgcggtgatGGCGACGCTGCTGGCGCTGAGCGTGTGCGCGATGGGGACGATGGTGGCGGTGTGGACGCGGGTGGGATGGAGAcgcgcgttcgggtcgaCGGGACGGGACGAGCGGATGCGTCGTCGTTGAAACGTTAAAACGcgagctagctagctaggcGAAGGAATTTGTAACGTCGCATCCGCGTTCGCGATGTGCGCCGGATATCGCTTGACGTCGCGGTTCGGGTCCGGGTAGACGTGCTAACACCAGTGCTGCGACGTAAAACCGCCGCAGTTTGCGACTGTTTTACGTCTTGTTGGCACGTCTACCCGGACAGAACATCCGACGTCAAAGGACAAAAAACCTTGAGTTCACATCGCAAACACGGAGCCTGTCGGAAGGTGGAGGCTCGCGCGAAGTCCCGCAGCTTGAAGGGAGACGCGCTTCGGCTTAAGTATTCTCAGTCCTCTCGGTGTCGAGGGTCCCGAGAACACTTCACCGGCGCGCTGCGGGACTTCGCGCGAACCCCACCCGCCGTCtggtcgcccgcgcccaaaCTCACGAGGCTCGCGCGAAGTGAATCGTCACCTCTGCCGAGTGCGTCATGAAGGACCGAGCCATGGTCGAGATCAGACCAACTGGCAGAATTCTTAGGACGCCAATGACACGGTCGCATGACGCACTCGGCAGAGGTTAGGCGACTTCCAGTAAGGTACACTTCGCGCGGACCTCGAGAGCGCCCatcacgccgccgtctcgaaCAGCACGAAATCCAAgacgtgcggcggcgcgtccccgtcctcgatcttcggcatcgccgcctcgatgaGCGTCGTCATCGGACCCGGCAAGCTcacgttcgccgccgactgCAGCGActccgccaagctcgcgggtGGCCCAGTCAGGAAAGTCTTACCGAGCCAAACCCCGCAACCCACGTGCCGCATCTCGTCGCGAAACGAGGTGAACTGGCCTTGCCCGCGGTAGTCGATGATGAGCgcgggctcgccgtcgaacgtGGACTGCCCCTCGTACAgcacggcggacgcggtgagcgcctccgtcggcgaCTCGGACTGGTCACCAGTCGCGTCGGTTCgactcggaggcggcgccacCCGATTCgccacgtcggcgatgagcggAAACCGCGTTccgtcggtgacgaggcgcccgtcgccgtccgtgGGCTCCGCCACGAGCTCCCCGGGCGTTGCCGGCGCGGTGAAGCACTTACCGCGCCACGgaagcgcgccggcgatgcgctgtatcgacgacgcccccgcgattTTCTGCGGCAGGCAacccgcggcgcaggagTCCAGCCTGGGCGGGGTGAGGTAGGAGTCCGGgaaggtccgcggcgcggcggcgtacgcctcgGCGTAGGCGGTGAAGTTGTACGCGTCGGGATCGGAGGGGGACGACGGGcaggcgaccgcgcggagggcTTCGACGTCCGCGAAGCCGCCTCCGCACGCGCTTATTCTCTCGGAGAAGCCGAGGttctccgaggaggagcgcggggacgacgcggcgccggccgacgcgccctcgtcggcgccctcgtcggcgcccgcttcgatgcgcgccgcgacgtactcgttcaccgccgccatgAGCGAGGCGCCGGAAGGGAGCTCGACGGCcggggcgtcctcgccgcccgatACGACGACCaggggcacggcgacggggtcggggtcgtcCGGTCGCtgcagcgcgctcgcgccgcgcgaggcgagcgcgaggatgagcgcggacgcgagggcgacgcgcgaggatgaGCGCGATGCATGGTGCCCCCCTCGATACATGGCgcccaccggcgcgcgcgcgacgcgaagtgCGTCGAGAGTGGTTCGCGTCCGAGGTCTTGTCGCTCGGGTCCT contains:
- a CDS encoding predicted protein; translation: MAERGGEGRGGFGRGFGRGDRGGRGRGDRGGRGRGRRDAKPEDRWTPCTKLGRLVQQGKIRSLEQIYLFSIPIKEHQIVEHFLGELSDEVMKIMPVQKQTSAGQRMRFKAFVVVGDKNGHIGLGVKACKEVAHSIQGSMILAKLNIVPVRRGYWGGKIGAPHTIPTKLTGKCGSVSVRLIPAPRGAGLVAANGSKKVLQLAGLHDVYTSSTGSTKTLGNFVKATYYALKKSYGFLSPDLWRETSFTKAPAQEFTDFLAMKKTVDHSKNYDREY
- a CDS encoding predicted protein, giving the protein MADLDARVRAILDEEEDDDLVDYGDSPLPSPAKPAPAKPAPAPVVPPARSDAPTSADAARAAMERARADADAEALRIAAENLPDDDDDDEDLWDGDEAADAADEAVDDALDADGDLDDRVPSAAPTTVPPPQLGEKRSRDPMDDDVDMMDVEPTTTTTTTAYDENAAPSGTNATAPPRDDDDDEEMRDQHTFVPLEESEVVLAERICRRLREHKKHLVRLLIAQFGAALCEGALEETIRVEKNGGSFVTLDGAGGVRRRLPGGVFIATVKSRAPPVEFKAVMKRAAEIDKRLKKQLEARGPPGGRGPPARKRPRVSVLERVGEKQLGDGGRGRGGRGRGRGRGGERGGRGGRGGRGGGGGGGGRSGRSAAEVTTYAVDI
- a CDS encoding major facilitator superfamily codes for the protein MKPPGGGGHRDHHHRGGDQEMVRLTAAVDGVESARRVGSSDASDGDDEETASGDKAAPWWIRRGPCADAVALTQTMTYTLGFGVLGLLVGLIGPSLPTLRTNAGVAYERLGVVFLARWIGGVAGSAIGGFALDAAPRSHAPMCVGIVVAVLGAVRIPAARTLNALLLAFLVTDLGLGVLIVYGNTLGTWANARNPGPAVNVINGGFGLGALVAPLIVYAALDVSPGVGVTGAYWTVAVAAISVAMYSSRVVAPARPEEGKEDEEEDGGKEEGGKEQGGAEGAAEGAAEGAAEGAEVAANRRASSSTDSPIGPGAATAATAVFIALVVGVETSFGAFLVSYCIGVGGEVGEKEADLATTAFWTTFTLGRFAAAGLVARTRPAATLSGHCACVCVALAVVLGGRGSRVSVWFGSVLFGAGMSSVFAAAVAHLHELLGPGGMSGGAGGWISAGASSGTLVMLATSQALGTPDAVMATLLALSVCAMGTMVAVWTRVGWRRAFGSTGRDERMRRR
- a CDS encoding predicted protein, with protein sequence MYRGGHHASRSSSRVALASALILALASRGASALQRPDDPDPVAVPLVVVSGGEDAPAVELPSGASLMAAVNEYVAARIEAGADEGADEGASAGAASSPRSSSENLGFSERISACGGGFADVEALRAVACPSSPSDPDAYNFTAYAEAYAAAPRTFPDSYLTPPRLDSCAAGCLPQKIAGASSIQRIAGALPWRGKCFTAPATPGELVAEPTDGDGRLVTDGTRFPLIADVANRVAPPPSRTDATGDQSESPTEALTASAVLYEGQSTFDGEPALIIDYRGQGQFTSFRDEMRHVGCGVWLGKTFLTGPPASLAESLQSAANVSLPGPMTTLIEAAMPKIEDGDAPPHVLDFVLFETAA